In Myxococcota bacterium, the following are encoded in one genomic region:
- a CDS encoding TatA/E family twin arginine-targeting protein translocase, with the protein MFGIGMPELLVILVVALIVLGPKRLPEIARSLGKGMAEFRKASTEFQRTLSASLEETPPVTPPRAAAPAPASVTPAAAPASPPADAAPEKRNDG; encoded by the coding sequence GTGTTCGGCATCGGAATGCCCGAGTTGCTGGTCATCCTGGTCGTGGCGCTCATCGTGCTCGGCCCCAAGCGCCTGCCCGAGATCGCGCGCTCACTCGGGAAAGGCATGGCGGAGTTCCGCAAGGCGTCGACGGAGTTCCAGCGCACGCTCAGCGCGTCGCTGGAAGAGACTCCGCCAGTGACTCCGCCGCGCGCCGCGGCCCCGGCGCCCGCGTCGGTCACTCCGGCCGCCGCGCCGGCCAGCCCGCCCGCCGATGCCGCGCCCGAGAAGCGAAACGATGGATGA
- the tatC gene encoding twin-arginine translocase subunit TatC, whose product MDDTPRPILDHLEELRWRLIWVFGIWAVATIVATFWAKELFAILMAPAVHAVTASGHTLIAVSPSELFMTYLKTAILAGFLVAMPVALWHLWAFVAPGLYESERRMALPFVVSTSALFVLGCAFAYFFAFPVMFGYFVSLEADFVHTAWTTEAVFSSCSWMYLAFGLSFQLPIVLVSLAVAGVVTPQWLASQRKYAILIAFIAGAILTPSPDATSQLILSVPLCLLYEVSIWVARLIVRRKAAAPSLLPVASERDG is encoded by the coding sequence ATGGATGACACTCCGCGGCCGATCCTCGATCACCTCGAGGAGCTGCGGTGGCGCCTCATCTGGGTCTTCGGGATCTGGGCCGTAGCGACCATCGTCGCCACCTTCTGGGCGAAGGAGCTGTTCGCGATCCTGATGGCACCCGCCGTACACGCGGTGACCGCCTCGGGTCACACGCTGATCGCCGTGTCCCCCAGCGAGCTCTTCATGACCTACCTGAAGACCGCCATCCTCGCGGGCTTCCTCGTGGCCATGCCGGTCGCCCTGTGGCACCTGTGGGCCTTCGTCGCGCCTGGCCTCTACGAGAGCGAGCGGCGCATGGCGCTGCCCTTCGTGGTCTCGACCTCGGCCTTGTTCGTGCTGGGCTGTGCCTTCGCCTACTTCTTCGCGTTCCCGGTCATGTTCGGCTACTTCGTGTCGCTCGAGGCGGACTTCGTGCACACGGCCTGGACCACCGAGGCGGTGTTCAGCTCCTGCTCCTGGATGTACCTGGCGTTCGGGCTCTCCTTCCAGCTGCCGATCGTGCTGGTCTCGCTCGCGGTCGCCGGAGTCGTCACGCCGCAGTGGCTCGCGTCGCAGCGCAAGTACGCGATCCTGATCGCCTTCATCGCCGGCGCGATCCTGACCCCGTCGCCCGACGCGACGAGTCAGCTGATCCTCTCCGTGCCGCTCTGCCTCTTGTACGAGGTCTCGATCTGGGTCGCGCGCCTGATCGTGCGCCGGAAGGCCGCGGCGCCGAGCCTGCTGCCGGTCGCGAGCGAACGGGACGGCTGA
- a CDS encoding HAD family hydrolase, which yields MPPQRLLAVLLDMGGVLLPELQSYERAGRDPGFLAALREQGVDEPEKLVAGLAIRLRDAYRALESECGQPDLDEVFRDCTPRVRALVLGAFKRESSPPPYAHAREVVAQLARRYRLGLVSNNAIPGGHEAAVLRRTGLLRHFGCAVWSAEFGRRKPDPGMLLHVLDTLRVPRERAIFVGDKLRTDVAAARAAGVRSVYLRKRGAPYASSPLRPDFTIGDLRALPGLLRSLG from the coding sequence ATGCCCCCGCAGCGGCTGCTCGCCGTGCTGCTCGACATGGGCGGCGTGCTGCTCCCCGAGCTGCAGAGCTACGAGCGCGCGGGGCGCGACCCGGGGTTTCTGGCCGCGCTGCGCGAGCAGGGGGTCGACGAGCCGGAGAAGCTCGTCGCCGGGCTCGCGATCCGGCTGCGCGACGCCTACCGCGCGCTCGAGAGTGAGTGCGGACAGCCCGACCTGGACGAGGTGTTTCGCGACTGCACGCCACGAGTGCGCGCGCTGGTGCTCGGCGCCTTCAAGCGTGAGTCCTCTCCGCCGCCCTACGCGCACGCGCGCGAGGTCGTGGCGCAGCTCGCGCGGCGCTACCGGCTGGGGCTCGTCTCGAACAACGCCATCCCCGGCGGTCACGAGGCCGCGGTGCTGCGCCGCACCGGTCTCTTGCGCCACTTCGGCTGCGCCGTCTGGTCCGCAGAGTTCGGCCGGCGCAAGCCCGACCCCGGCATGCTGCTCCACGTGCTGGACACACTCCGCGTTCCGCGCGAGCGCGCCATCTTCGTCGGCGACAAGCTGCGCACCGACGTGGCGGCCGCGCGCGCCGCGGGTGTGCGCTCGGTGTATCTGCGCAAGCGCGGCGCGCCTTACGCGAGCAGCCCACTTCGGCCCGACTTCACGATCGGCGACCTGCGCGCGCTGCCGGGGCTGCTGCGGTCTCTGGGCTAG
- a CDS encoding nucleoside hydrolase encodes MSARRRIVLDTDMGSDADDALCLALALAAPELELVGVTCVGRESRLRAQIARRLVELAGAPQIPVYAGCRTPLLGGPGYNWFGHEGLGILEPGLEPAIEPMHGADALLALSERWPGLEIVAVGPLTNLALALAKDPDFAARVGRLTVMGGHLRQVAYRGRVFPFGVDYNLCSDPHASLSVLRSGIPTRLVTADVTLQTWLRDEDVVRLEKSGSELQAALARAVRLWTPVQRRLLDPEPGDGFDNAAFLHDPLTLACAYDESFCGFETLEIEPAIVDGVFRTIERLAPTRSTFPMRCATSVDAERFRSHFVGRVA; translated from the coding sequence GTGAGCGCGCGCCGCCGCATCGTGCTCGACACCGACATGGGGTCGGACGCCGACGACGCGCTGTGTCTCGCCCTGGCGCTCGCCGCGCCCGAGCTCGAGCTCGTGGGAGTCACTTGCGTGGGCCGCGAGTCGCGCTTGCGCGCGCAGATCGCGCGCCGGCTGGTCGAGCTCGCGGGCGCGCCGCAGATTCCCGTCTATGCCGGCTGCCGCACGCCGCTGCTGGGCGGGCCGGGCTACAACTGGTTCGGTCACGAGGGGCTGGGGATCCTGGAGCCCGGGCTCGAGCCTGCGATCGAGCCGATGCACGGCGCCGATGCGCTGCTCGCGCTCTCCGAGCGCTGGCCGGGGCTCGAGATCGTCGCCGTCGGTCCGCTCACCAATCTGGCCCTGGCGCTGGCCAAGGACCCGGACTTCGCGGCGCGCGTCGGGCGACTCACCGTGATGGGCGGTCACCTGCGCCAGGTCGCCTACCGCGGCCGCGTATTCCCGTTCGGCGTCGACTACAACCTGTGCTCGGACCCGCACGCGTCGCTCTCGGTTCTGCGCTCGGGAATTCCGACCCGGCTGGTCACCGCCGACGTCACGCTGCAGACCTGGCTGCGCGACGAGGACGTCGTGCGGCTCGAGAAGTCCGGCTCGGAGCTCCAGGCTGCGCTCGCGCGCGCGGTGCGGCTGTGGACGCCGGTGCAGCGGCGGCTCCTCGACCCCGAGCCGGGCGACGGCTTCGACAACGCCGCCTTCCTGCACGACCCGCTCACCCTGGCCTGCGCCTACGACGAGTCGTTCTGCGGCTTCGAGACACTCGAGATCGAGCCCGCGATCGTCGACGGCGTGTTCCGGACCATCGAGCGGCTGGCGCCCACGCGCTCGACCTTCCCGATGCGCTGCGCGACCTCCGTCGACGCCGAGCGCTTCCGCAGTCACTTCGTCGGGCGCGTCGCCTAG
- the accC gene encoding acetyl-CoA carboxylase biotin carboxylase subunit, whose amino-acid sequence MLIANRGEIAVRIARACRELGVRSAAIYSEVDRDAVHVRHADEAHPCGPPPAAQSYLDVARIVEIARACGADAVHPGYGFLSENADFAQACADAKLTFIGPTPATIAAMGDKVISRQRMQAAKVPVVPGAIERLGDDQVLAVARELGFPVMVKASAGGGGRGLRRVSQESELAAALKRARSEAKSAFADDGIYLEKIVDGPRHIEIQVLGDSFGNVLHLCERECSIQRRHQKLIEEAPANGMTPKLREDMGRAAVAAARAVGYRGAGTVEFLVDAKGSFYFLEMNTRVQVEHPVTELVTGIDIVKTGIRIAAGEPIGFRQDDVGIRGWAIELRIYAEDPDKSFLPSPGKITGYRAPEGPGVRVDSGVAAGSEVSVYYDPLLAKLCCWGADREEAIARARRALHEYAIEGPKTSLPFHRRVLENAKFLSGEFDTSFIETEFARPAPKP is encoded by the coding sequence GTGCTGATCGCGAACCGCGGGGAGATCGCGGTGCGCATCGCGCGGGCCTGCCGCGAGCTCGGCGTGCGCTCGGCCGCGATCTACTCCGAGGTCGACCGCGACGCCGTGCACGTGCGCCACGCCGACGAGGCGCACCCGTGCGGGCCGCCGCCCGCCGCGCAGAGCTACCTCGACGTCGCGCGCATCGTCGAGATCGCGCGCGCCTGCGGCGCCGACGCCGTGCACCCCGGCTACGGCTTCCTGTCCGAGAACGCCGACTTCGCGCAGGCCTGCGCCGACGCGAAGCTCACCTTCATCGGCCCCACGCCCGCAACGATCGCGGCCATGGGCGACAAGGTGATCTCGCGCCAGCGCATGCAGGCGGCCAAGGTGCCGGTCGTGCCGGGCGCGATCGAGAGACTGGGCGACGACCAGGTGCTGGCGGTCGCGCGCGAGCTCGGCTTCCCGGTCATGGTGAAGGCGAGCGCGGGCGGCGGCGGCCGCGGCCTGCGGCGGGTGTCACAGGAGTCGGAGCTCGCCGCCGCGCTGAAGCGCGCGCGCTCCGAGGCCAAGTCCGCCTTCGCCGACGACGGGATCTACCTGGAGAAGATCGTCGACGGCCCGAGACACATCGAGATCCAGGTGCTCGGTGACTCGTTCGGCAACGTGCTGCACCTGTGCGAGCGCGAGTGCTCGATCCAGCGCCGGCACCAGAAGCTGATCGAAGAGGCGCCCGCGAACGGCATGACGCCCAAGCTGCGCGAAGACATGGGCCGCGCCGCGGTCGCGGCTGCGCGCGCCGTCGGCTACCGGGGCGCGGGCACGGTCGAGTTTCTCGTCGACGCGAAGGGAAGCTTCTATTTCCTCGAGATGAACACGCGCGTGCAGGTCGAGCACCCGGTCACCGAGCTGGTCACCGGCATCGACATCGTGAAGACCGGCATCCGCATCGCGGCCGGCGAGCCGATCGGCTTCCGCCAGGACGACGTGGGCATCCGCGGCTGGGCGATCGAGCTGCGCATCTACGCCGAGGATCCCGACAAGAGCTTCCTGCCTTCGCCGGGAAAGATCACGGGCTACCGCGCGCCCGAGGGACCCGGCGTGCGCGTCGACTCGGGCGTCGCCGCAGGCTCGGAAGTGAGCGTGTACTACGACCCGCTGCTCGCGAAGCTGTGCTGCTGGGGTGCCGACCGCGAAGAGGCGATCGCACGCGCGCGCCGCGCGCTGCACGAGTACGCGATCGAGGGCCCGAAGACCTCGCTGCCCTTCCACCGCCGCGTGCTCGAGAACGCGAAGTTCCTCTCGGGCGAGTTCGACACGAGCTTCATCGAGACCGAGTTCGCGCGACCCGCGCCCAAGCCGTGA